A section of the Humulus lupulus chromosome 2, drHumLupu1.1, whole genome shotgun sequence genome encodes:
- the LOC133818394 gene encoding heterogeneous nuclear ribonucleoprotein 1: protein MQSDNGKLFIGGISWDTNEDRLKEYFSAFGEVVEAVIMKDRTTGRARGFGFVVFADPSVADRVIKEKHNIDGRMVEAKKAVPRDEQNILSRNSGSVHGSPGPGRTRKIFVGGLASTVTESDFKTYFEQFGTITDVVVMYDHNTQRPRGFGFITYDTEEAVDKVLLKTFHELNGKMVEVKRAVPKELSPGPSRSPIGGYNHGLARVSNSFLNGYTQGYNPSNVGAYGLGRFSPVTSGRSGFTSFNSAYGMNMIEPGVGAGYGVNANFNNNLSYGRGLNPYYLNNSNRFANPIGFEGGNGPNGGNNSFFSSVTRNMWGNGGLNHGSNSTSSSAYMGSGSGSIGGNVYGNTGVNWGSSAISAQGGGNNVPNNNGNLGYGAGDNSYGLGSVGYGRNSGTSAASTSSFAASNGGFDGTFSDFYGSSSVYGDPTWRSSNSEREGSGPFAYGFENAASDVSAKSAPGYVGSYNVNKRQPNRGIAA from the exons ATGCAATCTGATAACGGGAAACTTTTCATTGGTGGAATTTCTTGGGACACAAATGAAGATAGACTGAAGGAGTATTTCAGTGCTTTTGGGGAAGTTGTAGAAGCAGTTATTATGAAGGATCGGACCACTGGTCGTGCTCGTGGTTTCGGTTTTGTAGTTTTTGCTGATCCATCAGTGGCAGATAGAGTCATAAAGGAGAAGCACAACATTGATGGAAGGATG GTGGAGGCCAAAAAGGCTGTTCCTAGAGATGAACAAAACATTTTGAGTAGAAACAGTGGCAGTGTGCATGGTTCTCCAGGTCCAGGTCGAACCAGAAAGATTTTTGTAGGTGGTTTAGCATCCACAGTCACAGAGAGTGATTTCAAGACATATTTTGAACAGTTTGGGACAATCACCGATGTTGTAGTGATGTATGATCACAACACACAGAGACCCAGAGGGTTTGGATTCATCACTTATGATACAGAAGAAGCAGTTGATAAAGTTTTGCTAAAGACATTCCATGAACTGAACGGTAAGATGGTTGAGGTTAAGAGGGCAGTTCCTAAGGAGTTATCACCCGGTCCAAGTCGCAGCCCAATTGGTGGATATAACCATGGTCTGGCTAGGGTCAGCAATAGCTTCCTTAATGGATACACTCAAGGATATAATCCAAGCAATGTTGGGGCCTATGGACTTGGTAGATTCAGTCCAGTCACCAGTGGTCGTAGTGGGTTTACTTCATTCAATTCTGCATATGGAATGAATATGATCGAGCCGGGGGTGGGTGCAGGTTATGGAGTGAATGCAAATTTCAATAATAATCTTAGCTATGGAAGGGGACTGAATCCTTATTATTTAAACAATTCGAACAGGTTTGCTAATCCAATTGGGTTTGAAGGTGGTAATGGTCCTAATGGAGGAAACAATTCCTTCTTCAGCTCTGTGACTCGTAATATGTGGGGAAATGGAGGACTTAATCATGGATCAAACTCTACAAGTTCTAGTGCATACATGGGGTCAGGAAGTGGAAGCATTGGTGGAAACGTGTATGGTAATACTGGTGTTAATTGGGGATCTTCAGCAATTTCAGCTCAGGGTGGGGGAAACAATGTTCCCAACAATAATGGAAATCTTGGTTATGGAGCTGGTGATAACAGTTATGGTCTTGGAAGTGTAGGGTATGGTAGAAACAGTGGCACAAGTGCAGCCTCTACATCATCATTTGCTGCATCAAACGGAGGTTTTGATGGGACATTTTCTGACTTTTATGGTAGTAGTTCAGTTTATGGGGATCCCACATGGCGATCATCAAATTCTGAGCGAGAAGGGTCTGGTCCATTTGCTTATGGGTTTGAAAATGCAGCCTCAGATGTTTCTGCTAAAAGTGCTCCTGGATATGTTGGTAGTTACAATGTTAACAAGAGACAGCCAAATAGAG GAATTGCTGCCTAG